A part of Ferrimicrobium sp. genomic DNA contains:
- a CDS encoding RelA/SpoT domain-containing protein — protein MGGTEMVVSELESLRQQYRAARPGYQTLADSVAQQLRDATRKRGVPCEIDGRAKDMASFLKKALRKDYESPWNDIRDKAGVRVITIFHSQVQEIETIVRELFVVHHCEDKRQSLPPDTLRYLGVHFEVSLQQDSGVENDALICEIQIHTQAQNLWATVSHELLYKPTQEAPTDITRAIYRLMALLELFDGEVERGRDEILQLPGYEEAHMLITLEQQFYTFVARHTDTDLSKQIIAVLLPLFEPEQASNYGSVLEPFIEHNRDKLEQIFSDYAEDDRNPLLSQPECLLVFERLSADPFKLAVLWGRNLPAGLLRSLSEIWGTPVDV, from the coding sequence ATGGGCGGAACTGAAATGGTTGTCTCTGAACTTGAGTCGTTGCGCCAGCAGTACCGGGCAGCCCGGCCTGGGTATCAGACCCTAGCTGACTCCGTAGCTCAGCAGCTACGCGATGCGACCCGTAAACGGGGGGTCCCATGTGAGATAGATGGTCGCGCAAAGGATATGGCAAGCTTTCTCAAGAAGGCACTACGAAAAGATTATGAATCACCGTGGAATGATATTCGAGACAAGGCTGGCGTGCGGGTTATCACGATATTCCACTCACAGGTACAGGAAATTGAAACGATCGTCCGAGAACTATTTGTCGTCCATCACTGTGAGGACAAACGACAATCCCTTCCGCCCGACACGTTACGTTACCTCGGTGTCCACTTCGAGGTGTCCCTGCAACAAGACTCCGGAGTTGAAAATGACGCCCTGATCTGCGAAATCCAGATACACACTCAAGCTCAGAATCTCTGGGCCACTGTGTCACATGAACTGCTTTACAAGCCTACCCAAGAGGCGCCGACCGATATAACCCGGGCTATCTACCGCCTTATGGCCCTCTTGGAGCTGTTCGACGGTGAGGTGGAACGGGGCCGCGATGAAATCCTTCAGCTACCCGGCTACGAGGAGGCGCACATGCTGATTACGCTAGAACAACAATTCTATACCTTCGTTGCTCGGCATACGGACACTGATCTGTCAAAGCAGATCATCGCTGTGTTGCTGCCTCTTTTCGAACCCGAGCAGGCCAGTAACTATGGGTCCGTATTGGAACCTTTCATAGAGCATAATCGCGACAAACTAGAACAGATATTCTCCGATTACGCAGAAGATGACCGCAACCCTCTTTTGTCGCAGCCAGAGTGCCTTCTTGTGTTTGAAAGATTGAGTGCCGATCCGTTCAAACTTGCAGTCCTATGGGGGCGCAACCTACCGGCCGGCCTTCTGCGCTCACTATCTGAGATATGGGGTACGCCAGTAGATGTCTGA
- a CDS encoding nucleoid-associated protein encodes MARDLGRLRVKTVIVHEVPYHLATGASGEPVLSEVESPLTQDVRNFFKERIASSLGSAAYDVELDGSTTSPVPRLILDNLTSRKNGFVAMSQEMARHLYLCQKGNSPEGLLTVCEVTIGDQGGLAVLKLEKEEGARVELADTEGGRTLSVQHLHDLMLTERTKVFKVGLFVQTGDDRDSIEGSVCDTQRGYGGTVAHFFLEQFLGCRLREQPEITTKRFFDTTESFINDEIADPETKTRYQVALLAELNGTRDKVSIRAFANNNLDVDDRKPFMDRIEEARLPSTEFDKDNHLVRSRLRRIQIAFESGVSVLASPENIGEQVKIVTDSTNGQTTVEITDRLKRMNGRN; translated from the coding sequence GTGGCTCGGGATCTCGGGCGACTACGAGTGAAGACGGTGATTGTTCACGAGGTGCCGTACCACCTGGCCACCGGAGCAAGTGGAGAGCCGGTCCTGAGCGAGGTCGAGAGTCCGCTGACCCAGGACGTGCGCAATTTCTTCAAGGAACGGATTGCCAGCAGTCTCGGTTCCGCCGCCTACGACGTCGAACTCGATGGCTCGACCACCTCGCCGGTACCGCGCCTGATCCTCGACAACCTGACTTCAAGGAAGAACGGGTTCGTGGCGATGTCCCAGGAGATGGCCCGTCATCTGTACCTCTGCCAGAAAGGCAACAGCCCCGAAGGGCTGTTGACGGTATGCGAGGTCACCATCGGCGACCAAGGCGGTCTTGCTGTTTTGAAGCTAGAAAAAGAGGAGGGCGCCCGCGTGGAGCTTGCCGACACTGAGGGCGGTCGCACGCTCAGCGTTCAGCACCTCCATGACCTCATGCTGACCGAGCGGACGAAGGTCTTCAAGGTCGGCCTGTTCGTCCAGACGGGGGACGATCGCGACTCCATCGAAGGCTCGGTCTGCGATACCCAGCGAGGATACGGCGGGACCGTCGCCCATTTTTTCCTTGAACAGTTCCTCGGTTGCCGCCTTCGAGAGCAACCAGAGATCACTACCAAGCGGTTCTTCGATACCACCGAGAGCTTCATCAACGACGAGATCGCAGACCCCGAAACCAAGACACGGTATCAAGTTGCGCTGCTGGCAGAACTTAACGGCACCCGAGACAAAGTATCTATCCGGGCCTTTGCCAATAACAACTTAGACGTCGATGACCGTAAGCCCTTCATGGACCGAATTGAGGAAGCACGACTTCCCTCGACGGAATTCGACAAAGACAATCATCTAGTTCGGAGCCGCCTACGACGTATTCAGATCGCGTTTGAAAGTGGTGTCTCTGTCCTAGCCTCGCCCGAAAACATTGGCGAACAGGTCAAAATAGTAACCGACTCTACTAATGGCCAAACCACGGTCGAGATCACGGACCGACTGAAACGGATGAATGGGCGGAACTGA
- a CDS encoding IS30 family transposase, giving the protein MRVSHETIYKYVQGRGELRRELTRCLRSQRTHRKPRGSPKRGGPIADMVMISERPPEVQEGAVARHWEGDLIIGKGGKSAVGTLVERTSRFLLLLYLPNGHSAKVVEIAMQRAIKTMPRELMRSITWGEGSELARQFSLATGIPVYFCDPHSPWQ; this is encoded by the coding sequence ATGAGGGTGAGTCACGAGACCATCTATAAGTACGTGCAGGGACGAGGTGAACTCAGGCGAGAGCTCACGCGTTGTTTGAGGTCACAACGAACCCACAGGAAACCGAGGGGGTCACCGAAGCGAGGCGGCCCGATCGCTGACATGGTGATGATCTCTGAGCGTCCACCAGAGGTACAAGAGGGGGCGGTAGCTCGCCACTGGGAGGGTGATCTCATCATTGGCAAAGGGGGGAAGAGCGCCGTTGGCACCCTCGTTGAGCGTACCAGTCGGTTCCTCTTGCTGCTCTATCTGCCAAACGGCCACAGCGCCAAAGTGGTCGAGATTGCCATGCAGCGAGCCATCAAAACCATGCCCCGAGAGCTCATGCGATCCATCACCTGGGGCGAAGGATCAGAGCTTGCCCGCCAGTTCTCCCTCGCAACAGGGATCCCGGTGTACTTCTGTGACCCTCACTCCCCTTGGCAATGA
- a CDS encoding aspartate/glutamate racemase family protein, with protein MTKSGPRVIGMLGGMSWESSAHYYRLANELVRERLGGLHSAKVLLASVDFADIEQLQADGRWDEAGELLAATAKNLEAGGAELLVICTNTMHKVADQVQAAVGIPLLHLADNTAQAITQAGLVTVGLLGTAFTMEQDFYRDRLAIHGLTVLVPPASDRAEVHRIIFEELCLGVLREESRQIYRDVITRLVDAGVEGVVLGCTEIELLIDATDSPVPVFPTTRLHVEAAVDASLAPAD; from the coding sequence ATGACGAAGAGCGGTCCCCGAGTGATCGGGATGCTGGGCGGGATGAGCTGGGAGTCCAGCGCGCATTACTACCGGCTCGCCAACGAGCTCGTGCGCGAGCGACTGGGCGGACTTCACTCGGCGAAAGTGCTTCTCGCGTCGGTAGACTTCGCTGACATCGAGCAACTGCAAGCCGACGGCCGGTGGGACGAGGCCGGCGAACTGCTCGCCGCGACCGCCAAGAACCTGGAAGCAGGTGGCGCAGAGTTACTGGTGATTTGCACCAATACGATGCATAAGGTCGCCGACCAGGTGCAGGCTGCGGTCGGTATCCCCCTGCTGCACCTGGCAGACAACACTGCGCAAGCCATCACGCAGGCCGGCTTGGTCACTGTGGGCCTGCTGGGCACTGCTTTCACCATGGAACAGGACTTCTACAGAGATCGACTAGCCATCCACGGCTTGACGGTGCTCGTGCCGCCGGCCTCGGATCGGGCTGAGGTGCACCGCATCATCTTCGAGGAGCTGTGTCTTGGCGTGCTGCGCGAGGAGTCACGGCAGATCTACCGCGACGTCATCACGCGCCTCGTGGACGCAGGTGTCGAGGGGGTCGTGCTTGGCTGCACCGAGATCGAGTTGCTCATCGACGCGACGGACAGCCCAGTTCCGGTCTTTCCGACCACTCGACTTCACGTCGAGGCAGCTGTCGACGCTTCCCTGGCTCCTGCGGACTGA
- a CDS encoding C40 family peptidase — MRFEPAIFAEYDQPVPLGGVNPPSPYDPTDAVYAAAWDLCANGGQNGANRRAAVFDYNHSGSYVTEVLGLAQAQTVAVGTAGGDAVDWALAQVGTPYVWGDETPGVGFDCSGHAQASYKVAGITLPRVAQDQYDAGPHLPAGTPLEAGTSCSSAAGRGRPPVCGPPRM; from the coding sequence ATGCGGTTCGAGCCGGCCATCTTCGCCGAATACGACCAGCCCGTCCCGCTGGGCGGAGTCAACCCGCCCAGTCCGTACGACCCTACCGACGCCGTATACGCCGCAGCATGGGACCTGTGCGCCAACGGCGGCCAGAACGGCGCCAACCGCCGAGCCGCAGTGTTCGACTACAACCACTCCGGCAGCTACGTTACCGAAGTCCTCGGCCTCGCCCAGGCTCAGACCGTCGCCGTCGGCACCGCCGGAGGCGACGCCGTCGATTGGGCGCTCGCTCAGGTCGGCACCCCCTACGTGTGGGGCGACGAGACCCCCGGCGTCGGCTTCGACTGCTCCGGCCACGCCCAAGCCTCCTACAAAGTCGCCGGCATCACCCTGCCCCGCGTCGCCCAAGACCAATACGACGCCGGTCCGCACCTGCCCGCGGGGACGCCGCTCGAAGCGGGGACCTCGTGTTCTTCGGCGGCGGGCCGTGGACGGCCCCCTGTTTGCGGTCCACCTCGTATGTGA